A DNA window from Camelina sativa cultivar DH55 chromosome 13, Cs, whole genome shotgun sequence contains the following coding sequences:
- the LOC104736542 gene encoding uncharacterized protein LOC104736542 produces the protein MATDRENLLSDDYDEPAAFCGCGYFRKLCVVRWRRRRGGGDEEARLEHRSRSSGWSGGGSLQEERGGRWESGKLKGLKEISEKIAGPKWKNFIRSFSNSRKKMRRDVDFTYDLKNYSLNFDDGGCGSSEDPSPERFVAPVVTKV, from the coding sequence ATGGCCACTGATAGAGAGAATCTACTCTCAGATGATTACGATGAACCGGCGGCGTTTTGCGGATGTGGGTATTTTCGTAAACTCTGTGTAGTCCGGTGGCGGCGGCGAAGAGGAGGAGGCGACGAGGAGGCGCGTCTTGAGCATCGCAGTCGGAGCAGTGGATGGAGTGGTGGTGGCTCTTTGCAAGAAGAAAGAGGGGGAAGGTGGGAGAGTGGGAAACTTAAGGGGCTAAAAGAGATTTCTGAGAAAATCGCGGGGCCAAAGTGgaaaaactttataagaagttttaGTAACAgcaggaagaagatgaggagagaTGTTGATTTCACTTATGATCTTAAAAACTATAGTCTTAATTTTGATGACGGCGGTTGTGGTAGTAGTGAAGATCCTTCACCGGAGAGGTTTGTAGCTCCGGTTGTTactaaagtttga